The following proteins come from a genomic window of Corallococcus sp. NCRR:
- a CDS encoding ExbD/TolR family protein, giving the protein MSRGHKQRQWVKPASAPNSEINVTPLVDVVLVLLIIFMVVTPLLEKDILVRVPETEVEENQPPPEPDDQQIVVQVDKSGAYSINTEQIPASDYIARLKRMLNAKKPDEKVVFFMADDAANYGKLVVALDGARAAGAKILGMATELPQNAVIQGTQATPDGAPPAPPTP; this is encoded by the coding sequence ATGTCCCGAGGACACAAGCAGCGTCAGTGGGTCAAGCCCGCGTCCGCGCCGAACTCGGAGATCAACGTCACGCCCCTGGTGGACGTGGTGCTGGTGCTCCTCATCATCTTCATGGTGGTGACGCCCCTCCTGGAGAAGGACATCCTCGTCCGCGTCCCGGAGACGGAGGTGGAGGAGAACCAGCCGCCGCCGGAGCCCGATGATCAGCAGATCGTCGTGCAGGTGGACAAGAGCGGCGCCTACTCCATCAACACGGAGCAGATCCCCGCTTCGGACTACATCGCCCGCCTCAAGCGGATGCTGAACGCCAAGAAGCCGGACGAGAAGGTCGTCTTCTTCATGGCGGATGACGCGGCGAACTACGGCAAGCTCGTGGTGGCGCTGGATGGCGCCCGTGCCGCGGGAGCGAAGATCCTGGGCATGGCCACCGAGCTTCCCCAGAACGCGGTCATCCAGGGAACGCAGGCCACGCCGGACGGCGCGCCGCCTGCCCCGCCGACGCCCTGA
- the pssA gene encoding CDP-diacylglycerol--serine O-phosphatidyltransferase, giving the protein MKLRKLMFVLPNLFTVTSIFCGFYAITLCSGEAEPVQLYQAALAILFAMFFDGFDGRVARLTKTQSDFGMQLDSLADVMSFGAAPALLVYKWALAPMGFWGLFISFAFMACGAMRLARFNVLAMRNPHGGGGGFFVGLPIPLAAGVLVSLIISHHVASQGEALGDGARVPVAVAVGALSLLMVSTVRYRTFKDARPSRKTALVFMAMALTGAFIAQRFHPAWVLVTYFAAYLVMGLVESAVSVRSRLASRKVGAVAAVAVAAGLDEDDDDEDSEPNATDDGPAFL; this is encoded by the coding sequence ATGAAGCTGCGGAAACTGATGTTCGTGCTCCCGAACCTCTTCACCGTCACTTCCATCTTCTGTGGCTTCTACGCCATCACCCTGTGTTCGGGTGAGGCTGAACCGGTGCAGCTGTACCAGGCGGCCCTGGCCATCCTCTTCGCCATGTTCTTCGACGGGTTCGACGGACGGGTGGCCCGCCTGACGAAGACGCAGAGCGACTTCGGCATGCAACTCGACAGCCTCGCGGACGTCATGTCCTTTGGCGCGGCGCCGGCGCTGCTCGTCTACAAGTGGGCGTTGGCCCCCATGGGCTTCTGGGGCCTGTTCATCTCCTTCGCGTTCATGGCCTGCGGTGCCATGCGGCTGGCGCGCTTCAACGTGCTCGCCATGCGCAACCCGCACGGCGGTGGCGGCGGCTTCTTCGTGGGGCTCCCCATCCCGCTGGCGGCCGGCGTGCTCGTCTCCCTCATCATCTCCCACCACGTGGCCTCGCAGGGCGAGGCGCTCGGTGACGGCGCGCGCGTGCCGGTGGCGGTGGCGGTGGGCGCCCTGTCGCTGCTGATGGTGTCCACGGTGCGCTACCGCACCTTCAAGGACGCGCGTCCCAGCCGCAAGACGGCGCTCGTCTTCATGGCCATGGCGCTCACGGGCGCGTTCATCGCCCAGCGTTTCCACCCGGCCTGGGTGCTGGTGACGTACTTCGCCGCGTACCTGGTCATGGGGCTGGTGGAGTCCGCGGTCTCCGTGCGCAGCCGGCTGGCGTCGCGCAAGGTCGGCGCCGTCGCGGCGGTGGCCGTGGCCGCCGGGCTCGACGAGGACGACGACGACGAGGACTCCGAGCCCAACGCCACGGACGACGGTCCCGCGTTCCTCTGA
- a CDS encoding CinA family nicotinamide mononucleotide deamidase-related protein — translation MRVELLCTGDELVTGLITDTNSTYLEARLFDLGVKVARVTLVGDVRPDITGALLEASARADVVIVSGGLGPTADDFTLECAAAAAGVSMEEDARVLGWLKERYAARGMALNPGALRMARIPAGTEPVRNPQGSAPLVIQRLGRAHLFFLPGVPREYRALVDGEVLPRVRTWLSAESGRTFRAFRLLRTVRLPESVLNERVMPLAPSHPRVVFGFRTHAPENHLKLMAEAPTQAEADAALAAAESACRQVLGTHVYGADDSEYAPVLLDLLARGGHTLAVAESCTGGLVAQELTAVPGSSRVFIGGAVVYSEKMKSAWVGVPPDILEKHSAVSSQTALAMAEGVRAACGATFGLSVTGYAGPGGGTPEDPVGTVYCGLAGPGMEPRFERISLVGDRDRVRLFAASHVLEMLRLHLLAAPVSP, via the coding sequence ATGCGCGTCGAGCTGCTGTGCACCGGTGACGAGCTCGTCACCGGCCTCATCACGGACACCAACAGCACCTATCTGGAAGCCCGCCTCTTCGACCTGGGGGTGAAGGTCGCGCGGGTGACGCTGGTGGGTGACGTGCGTCCGGACATCACGGGCGCGCTGCTGGAGGCCTCGGCGCGCGCGGACGTGGTCATCGTCTCGGGAGGCCTGGGGCCCACGGCGGACGACTTCACGCTGGAGTGCGCCGCCGCCGCGGCGGGCGTGTCCATGGAAGAGGACGCGCGGGTGCTCGGCTGGCTGAAGGAGCGCTACGCCGCGCGGGGCATGGCCCTGAATCCGGGCGCCCTGCGCATGGCGCGCATCCCCGCGGGCACGGAGCCCGTGCGCAACCCACAGGGCTCCGCACCACTGGTCATCCAGCGGTTGGGCCGGGCCCACCTGTTCTTCCTCCCCGGGGTCCCGCGCGAATACCGCGCCCTGGTGGATGGAGAGGTGCTGCCGCGCGTGCGGACCTGGCTCTCCGCCGAATCCGGTCGCACGTTCCGGGCCTTCCGCCTGCTGCGAACCGTACGCCTGCCGGAATCCGTGCTGAACGAGCGGGTGATGCCCCTGGCCCCCAGCCACCCCAGGGTGGTGTTCGGCTTCCGGACGCACGCGCCGGAGAACCACCTGAAGCTGATGGCGGAAGCGCCCACGCAGGCGGAGGCTGACGCCGCGCTCGCGGCCGCGGAGTCCGCATGCCGGCAGGTGTTGGGCACGCATGTCTACGGCGCGGATGACAGCGAATACGCCCCCGTCCTGCTCGACCTGCTGGCGCGCGGCGGTCACACGCTGGCGGTGGCGGAGAGCTGCACGGGCGGCCTCGTCGCGCAGGAACTCACGGCCGTCCCGGGCTCCAGTCGGGTCTTCATCGGAGGGGCGGTCGTCTACTCGGAGAAGATGAAGTCTGCCTGGGTGGGCGTGCCCCCGGACATCCTCGAGAAGCACAGCGCCGTGTCGTCCCAGACGGCGCTCGCCATGGCGGAGGGAGTCCGCGCCGCCTGCGGCGCCACGTTCGGCCTGTCCGTCACGGGCTATGCGGGCCCCGGTGGCGGAACGCCCGAGGACCCCGTGGGCACCGTGTACTGCGGGCTGGCCGGCCCCGGAATGGAGCCCCGCTTCGAGCGCATCTCGCTCGTGGGTGACCGGGACCGGGTCCGTCTGTTCGCCGCGTCCCACGTGCTGGAAATGTTGAGGTTGCACCTGCTCGCCGCCCCCGTGTCGCCATGA
- the recA gene encoding recombinase RecA — MSRLTEKLKAVAAAVASIEKQFGRGAVMTLGADAPEQKVAVIPTGSVGLDRALGVGGYPRGRVVELFGNESSGKTTLTLHAIAQVQAVGGVAAFIDAEHALDLSYARKLGVRTEELLVAQPDTGEQALEITEQLVRSGAVDLIVVDSVAALVPRAEIEGEMGDAHMGVQARLMSQALRKLTGAVSRSGTCIIFINQIRMKIGVMFGNPETTTGGNALKFYASVRMEIRRTGNLKEGDAVVGSRARVKVVKNKLAPPFQEAEFDVLYGTGIHRAAEVLDLAVTAGVVEKSGSHFSLRGERIGQGRERACEWLREHPDVLEGLARDLVGATAPSVPSADAAAA, encoded by the coding sequence ATGAGCAGGCTGACGGAGAAGTTGAAGGCAGTGGCAGCGGCGGTGGCGTCCATCGAGAAGCAGTTCGGCCGGGGCGCGGTGATGACGCTCGGCGCGGACGCACCGGAGCAGAAGGTGGCGGTCATTCCCACGGGCTCGGTGGGGTTGGACCGGGCGCTGGGCGTGGGGGGCTATCCGAGAGGGCGCGTGGTGGAGCTGTTCGGCAACGAGTCCTCCGGCAAGACGACGCTCACCCTGCATGCCATCGCGCAGGTGCAGGCCGTGGGAGGCGTCGCGGCCTTCATCGACGCGGAGCACGCGCTGGACCTGTCCTATGCGCGCAAGCTGGGGGTGCGGACGGAGGAGCTGCTCGTGGCGCAGCCGGACACCGGGGAGCAGGCGCTCGAAATCACCGAGCAGCTCGTGCGCTCGGGCGCGGTGGACCTCATCGTGGTGGATTCGGTGGCGGCGCTGGTCCCCCGCGCGGAAATCGAAGGCGAGATGGGCGACGCGCACATGGGCGTCCAGGCGCGTCTGATGAGCCAGGCGCTGCGCAAGCTCACGGGCGCGGTGAGCCGCTCCGGCACCTGCATCATCTTCATCAACCAGATCCGCATGAAGATTGGCGTGATGTTCGGCAACCCGGAGACGACGACGGGTGGCAACGCGCTGAAGTTCTACGCGTCGGTGCGGATGGAGATCCGCCGCACGGGCAACCTCAAGGAGGGCGACGCGGTGGTGGGCTCGCGGGCCCGCGTGAAGGTGGTGAAGAACAAGCTGGCACCCCCGTTCCAGGAAGCGGAGTTCGACGTGCTCTACGGCACGGGCATCCACCGAGCCGCCGAGGTGCTGGACCTGGCCGTGACCGCGGGCGTGGTGGAGAAGTCGGGCAGCCACTTCAGCCTGCGGGGTGAGCGCATCGGCCAGGGGCGCGAGCGGGCGTGCGAGTGGCTGCGAGAGCACCCGGACGTCCTGGAGGGCCTCGCTCGCGACCTGGTGGGCGCCACCGCGCCCTCCGTGCCTTCCGCGGACGCCGCGGCGGCCTAG
- a CDS encoding HU family DNA-binding protein, whose amino-acid sequence MTKAELVEVVAAQSRLTKKQAAQILDSVFTNIGKAVKKDTRFSYPGFGTWSLRSRKARKIRNPQTNEMMKLKASKTVGFRPAKELKNSL is encoded by the coding sequence ATGACCAAGGCAGAGCTCGTGGAGGTGGTGGCTGCGCAGTCGAGGCTCACGAAGAAGCAGGCTGCCCAGATCCTCGACAGCGTCTTCACCAACATCGGCAAGGCGGTGAAGAAGGACACGCGCTTCAGCTACCCCGGGTTCGGCACGTGGTCGCTGCGCTCGCGCAAGGCGCGGAAGATCCGCAACCCGCAGACCAACGAGATGATGAAGCTCAAGGCGTCGAAGACGGTCGGTTTCCGTCCGGCCAAGGAGCTGAAGAACTCGCTGTAG
- a CDS encoding alpha/beta fold hydrolase, giving the protein MPYGQWALWGLAAAAVLLLVNVVWVLLVRRWYRLKGPLPEMLRVKCADGWELTVHARRAPVRRFAEPVLLCHGLAANRFTFDFEPPYSVAHYLTEAGFDCFSVEWRGTGHSQRPPRGRRPTDFTVDDHIRHDGPALLELALKETGAKQAFWLGHSLGGLVGYGVAQGPDGGKLAGLLELGAPVYLKSEPFLRTLISLGVRAAWPGSIRQSWVSASMAPFLGYLALPLSDIVVNPRHVPPRVLRQLSVNMMAAMSRKVLLQFQDWISHDAFRSYDRKTDWRAGIAKLQLPVLVMGGSADRLATAANVEAQYALLTSPDRTLHVFGRDRGDKMDYGHGDLIFGTGAPMEVYPVIREWLEQRATPLPPTSAPAQG; this is encoded by the coding sequence ATGCCGTACGGGCAGTGGGCCCTGTGGGGATTGGCCGCGGCGGCCGTCCTGCTGCTGGTGAACGTGGTGTGGGTCCTGCTCGTGAGGCGCTGGTACCGCCTCAAGGGCCCGCTCCCCGAGATGCTGCGCGTGAAGTGCGCGGACGGGTGGGAACTGACCGTGCACGCGCGGCGGGCCCCGGTGCGCCGCTTCGCGGAGCCCGTCCTGCTGTGCCACGGGCTGGCGGCCAACCGCTTCACCTTCGACTTCGAGCCGCCGTACTCCGTGGCCCACTACCTCACCGAGGCCGGCTTCGATTGCTTCAGCGTGGAGTGGCGCGGCACCGGGCACTCGCAGCGTCCACCCAGGGGCCGGCGGCCCACGGACTTCACCGTGGACGACCACATCCGTCACGACGGGCCCGCCCTGCTGGAGTTGGCGCTGAAGGAGACCGGCGCGAAGCAGGCCTTCTGGCTGGGCCACTCGCTGGGGGGCCTGGTGGGGTACGGCGTGGCGCAGGGGCCCGATGGCGGGAAGCTGGCGGGCCTGCTCGAGTTGGGCGCGCCGGTGTATCTCAAGTCGGAGCCGTTCCTGCGGACGCTCATCTCGCTGGGCGTGCGCGCGGCGTGGCCCGGGAGCATCCGTCAGTCGTGGGTGAGCGCCAGCATGGCGCCCTTCCTGGGCTACCTCGCGCTGCCCCTGTCCGACATCGTCGTGAACCCCCGGCATGTTCCGCCGCGCGTCCTGCGGCAGCTGTCCGTCAACATGATGGCGGCGATGAGCCGCAAGGTGCTGCTCCAGTTCCAGGACTGGATCTCCCACGACGCGTTCCGGTCCTACGACCGCAAGACGGACTGGCGCGCGGGCATCGCGAAGCTCCAGTTGCCCGTGCTCGTGATGGGCGGCAGCGCGGACCGCCTGGCCACCGCGGCCAACGTGGAGGCGCAGTACGCGCTGCTCACGTCACCGGATCGCACACTGCATGTCTTTGGCCGGGACCGCGGGGACAAGATGGACTATGGCCACGGCGACCTCATCTTCGGCACCGGCGCGCCCATGGAGGTCTACCCCGTCATCCGCGAGTGGCTCGAACAGCGCGCCACGCCGCTGCCTCCCACGTCCGCTCCCGCTCAGGGCTGA
- a CDS encoding DUF1285 domain-containing protein, translating into MQPPTGQPPPGKRWHTREDSGIRLDAALRWWHDDEPIEHPKIIELFNASLVLDDDGRYQLRIAPDWCYVQVEDAAYEVRTVDITPDERVSLRLSDRTAEALDLGSLQLTPDGVLTCRVKQGRAKARFSRDAQYQFGELLEESPEGHLVLRVGQRHWEVPLSLDALQAAN; encoded by the coding sequence ATGCAACCTCCCACCGGCCAGCCCCCTCCAGGCAAGCGTTGGCACACCCGTGAGGACAGCGGCATCCGTCTGGATGCGGCGTTGCGCTGGTGGCACGACGACGAGCCCATCGAGCACCCGAAGATCATCGAGCTCTTCAATGCCTCGCTGGTCCTGGATGACGACGGGCGCTACCAGCTCCGCATCGCCCCGGACTGGTGCTACGTCCAGGTGGAGGACGCGGCCTACGAGGTCCGCACCGTGGACATCACCCCGGATGAGCGTGTGTCCCTGCGGCTGAGCGACCGGACGGCCGAAGCCCTGGACCTGGGGTCGCTCCAGCTCACACCGGACGGAGTCCTCACCTGCCGCGTGAAGCAGGGCAGGGCGAAGGCCCGCTTCTCCCGTGATGCGCAGTACCAGTTTGGCGAGCTGCTTGAAGAAAGCCCCGAGGGGCACCTGGTGCTGCGCGTGGGCCAACGCCACTGGGAGGTCCCCCTCTCGCTGGATGCACTCCAGGCCGCGAACTAG
- a CDS encoding ExbD/TolR family protein: MGMSAGPKGGIKSEINVTPLVDVVLVLLIIFMVVTPMLQRGKSVELPKATEIEKEGKEADPLILSITPDKKMFVENDEVDEKGLQEKIAAELVKDPGKKILLKGDNALNVGDVRKVLDTARKAKAKQIALGVEEKK; encoded by the coding sequence ATGGGAATGTCAGCAGGCCCCAAAGGGGGCATCAAGAGCGAGATCAACGTCACGCCCCTGGTGGACGTGGTGCTGGTGCTCCTCATCATCTTCATGGTCGTGACGCCCATGCTCCAGCGCGGCAAGTCCGTGGAGCTGCCCAAGGCCACGGAGATTGAAAAAGAAGGCAAGGAAGCCGACCCGCTGATCCTCTCCATCACCCCGGACAAGAAGATGTTCGTGGAGAACGATGAGGTCGACGAGAAGGGGCTCCAGGAGAAGATCGCCGCGGAGCTGGTGAAGGATCCAGGCAAGAAGATCCTCCTGAAGGGCGACAACGCCCTGAACGTGGGCGACGTGCGCAAGGTGCTGGACACGGCCCGCAAGGCGAAGGCGAAGCAGATCGCCCTGGGTGTGGAGGAGAAGAAGTAA
- a CDS encoding M23 family metallopeptidase codes for MRRPAVLALLALSACATPRPGKMSFEELYATSGDSGFANSSTPFLPREPDRARGPLAPERSPELEAALAAFTQQAQAYRQKVQRGSAMPAEQVRNWEAMNSALDAFLARPVEHTDTRDLTRARGVMEAELEQDARLYGDMPGSLAEAVVIRVGRLIVRASTLRRWEQPPEPSGPPRLAWPVEPVTITSLYGDRWHPITGRLRRHSGVDLAARRGQPVGVADRGVVLRAGWNGDHGKMVEVQHDGQWVTRYSHLSEVLVTTGEVLARGDVVGLAGDTGLATGVHVHFELWHDGSSLDPLEALVAPEAAPDASDEERPVARMPAESPVLTSQGRHPATGSRP; via the coding sequence GTGCGCCGACCCGCCGTCCTTGCCCTGCTGGCCCTCTCCGCCTGCGCGACGCCGCGGCCGGGGAAGATGAGCTTTGAGGAGCTGTACGCGACCTCGGGCGACAGTGGCTTCGCCAACAGCAGCACGCCCTTCCTCCCCCGAGAACCGGACCGCGCCCGCGGGCCCCTGGCGCCGGAACGCTCCCCGGAGCTGGAGGCCGCCCTCGCCGCGTTCACGCAGCAGGCCCAGGCCTACCGCCAGAAGGTCCAGCGCGGCAGCGCCATGCCGGCCGAGCAGGTGCGCAACTGGGAGGCGATGAACTCGGCCCTGGACGCCTTCCTGGCCCGGCCGGTGGAGCACACCGACACCCGCGACCTGACCCGCGCTCGGGGCGTGATGGAGGCGGAGCTGGAGCAGGACGCGCGCCTGTACGGCGACATGCCCGGCTCGCTCGCGGAGGCCGTGGTGATTCGTGTGGGCCGCCTCATCGTGCGCGCGTCCACGCTGCGCCGCTGGGAGCAGCCACCGGAGCCCTCCGGCCCGCCGCGCCTCGCCTGGCCCGTGGAGCCGGTCACCATCACCAGCCTCTACGGCGACCGCTGGCACCCCATCACCGGACGGCTGCGCCGCCACTCGGGTGTGGACCTGGCGGCGCGCCGCGGACAGCCCGTGGGCGTCGCGGACCGGGGCGTCGTCCTGCGCGCTGGCTGGAACGGCGACCACGGCAAGATGGTGGAGGTCCAGCACGACGGCCAGTGGGTGACGCGCTACAGCCACCTGTCCGAGGTCCTGGTGACGACCGGCGAGGTGCTGGCGAGGGGCGACGTGGTGGGGCTCGCGGGGGACACGGGCCTGGCGACCGGCGTCCACGTCCACTTCGAGCTCTGGCACGACGGCAGTTCACTGGATCCGCTGGAGGCGCTCGTCGCCCCCGAGGCGGCCCCGGACGCCTCCGACGAGGAGCGTCCCGTGGCCCGCATGCCGGCGGAGTCCCCCGTCCTCACGTCCCAGGGGCGCCACCCGGCCACGGGTTCGCGCCCCTGA
- a CDS encoding NAD(P)/FAD-dependent oxidoreductase encodes MNTTRENLPHVVILGGGFGGLYAARYLRKAGVRVTMVDRHNHHLFQPLLYQVATATLSPSDIAAPLRAMLGRNHVQVLLAEVTGVDTARKRVLLADGELAYDFLIVATGATHSYFGNDAWSRHSMGLKTVEDALEIRRRVLLAFEQAEREPDPERRRALLTFAIIGAGPTGVELAGALAEISRNSLSGDFQNIDPRDARVILIEGMDRVLPTYPENLSAEARRVLVGLGVEVRTGTRVTNIDAAGVDMGPEHLAARTVLWAAGVEASPVARSLGVTLDRAGRVPVTPELTVPGHPDIFVVGDLALVNQEDGSAVPGVAPAAMQEGKHAVLNLRRQLAGEPMQPFRYWDRGTYAVIGRGHAVGVAFRRVKQSGFVAWLAWLFIHITFLIGFRSKLAVLLNWAYAYLTFGRSARIITGPAHRLEERVVHPLPESGRSARVEGRPEPSTQLGTLVPDQRGAG; translated from the coding sequence GTGAATACGACCCGTGAGAACCTTCCCCATGTGGTCATCCTGGGAGGCGGCTTCGGCGGCCTCTACGCGGCCCGGTACCTGCGAAAGGCAGGGGTTCGCGTCACGATGGTGGACCGTCACAACCACCACCTCTTCCAGCCCCTGCTGTACCAGGTGGCCACGGCGACATTGAGTCCCAGCGACATCGCCGCGCCGCTGCGGGCGATGCTCGGACGCAATCACGTCCAGGTGCTGCTCGCGGAGGTCACGGGCGTGGACACCGCGCGCAAGCGCGTCCTCCTGGCGGACGGCGAGCTGGCGTATGACTTCCTCATCGTCGCCACCGGCGCGACGCACTCGTACTTCGGCAATGACGCCTGGTCGCGACACTCGATGGGATTGAAGACCGTCGAGGACGCACTGGAGATCCGCCGTCGCGTCCTGCTTGCCTTCGAGCAGGCCGAGCGCGAACCGGACCCCGAGCGCCGCCGCGCGCTGCTCACCTTCGCCATCATTGGCGCGGGGCCCACGGGCGTGGAGCTGGCGGGGGCGCTGGCGGAGATCAGCCGCAATTCATTGTCGGGTGACTTCCAGAACATCGACCCACGGGACGCGCGCGTCATCCTCATCGAGGGGATGGACCGCGTGCTCCCCACCTATCCCGAGAATCTCTCGGCGGAGGCCCGCCGGGTGCTGGTGGGGCTCGGCGTCGAGGTCCGTACGGGCACGCGGGTCACGAACATCGACGCCGCGGGCGTGGACATGGGCCCCGAACATCTGGCGGCCCGCACGGTGCTCTGGGCCGCGGGGGTGGAGGCCTCGCCCGTGGCCCGCTCGCTTGGCGTGACGTTGGACAGGGCAGGGCGCGTCCCGGTGACGCCCGAGCTCACCGTGCCCGGGCATCCCGACATCTTCGTCGTAGGGGACCTGGCGCTTGTGAATCAGGAGGACGGAAGCGCGGTCCCGGGAGTGGCGCCGGCGGCGATGCAGGAGGGTAAGCACGCGGTGCTCAACCTCCGCCGCCAGCTCGCGGGTGAGCCCATGCAGCCCTTCCGCTACTGGGACCGGGGAACCTACGCGGTCATTGGCAGGGGCCATGCCGTGGGCGTGGCCTTCCGCCGTGTGAAGCAGTCCGGCTTCGTCGCGTGGTTGGCCTGGCTCTTCATCCACATCACCTTCCTCATCGGCTTCCGGAGCAAGCTGGCCGTGTTGCTCAACTGGGCGTACGCGTACCTGACCTTCGGCAGGTCCGCGCGCATCATCACCGGCCCTGCTCACCGGTTGGAGGAGCGGGTCGTGCATCCCCTGCCCGAGAGTGGAAGGTCAGCCCGGGTCGAGGGGCGTCCCGAGCCTTCAACCCAGCTCGGAACCCTGGTGCCTGACCAGCGTGGGGCGGGATGA
- a CDS encoding YifB family Mg chelatase-like AAA ATPase, protein MLARVRSGALMGIDAVVVECEVDMALGLPYFNVVGLPEGAARESKVRVVSALKNAGFDLPQKRITVNLAPAEIRKEGAAFELPIALGVLAAARLMDEEPLERYLFGGELSLDGSIKAIKGVLPLAVAARNGGFQGVMVPAANAAEAALVEGLQVLSVAHLKEAVGHLTGKAPLTPLTRTGTSLSGPRTEAADMADVRGQPELKLALELAAAGGHNILMAGPPGSGKTMLARRLPGILPEMSFEEALEVTKVYSIQGLLGDEQALIRERPFRAPHHTLSDAGLVGGGPMARPGELSLAHHGVLFLDELPEFRKNVLEVLRQPLEEGAIHLARATQHITYPCRVMLVAAMNPCPCGYFNVPGHTCTCLEHRIFGYHSRISGPLLDRIDITVQTRPVEYHHLAEKSQELPSHYYRQRVEAARERQRARFHDTPGVHCNAQMPSHLLRRYCVLSPPAEKALKDAVTHFGLSARAHDRILKLALTRADLEGHGRIEDVDMRLAVDCRMLDRRGWLHTNTRGAVNPSSRPTLVRHQGSELG, encoded by the coding sequence ATGCTGGCGAGGGTGCGGTCGGGGGCGTTGATGGGCATCGACGCGGTGGTGGTGGAGTGCGAGGTCGACATGGCGCTCGGGCTTCCCTACTTCAACGTCGTGGGGCTGCCAGAGGGAGCGGCCCGGGAGTCGAAGGTCCGGGTGGTCTCCGCGCTGAAGAACGCGGGCTTCGACCTTCCGCAGAAGCGGATCACGGTCAACCTGGCGCCCGCGGAGATCCGCAAGGAGGGGGCGGCCTTCGAGCTGCCCATCGCGCTGGGGGTCCTGGCGGCGGCGCGGTTGATGGACGAGGAGCCGCTGGAGCGCTACCTCTTCGGAGGAGAGCTGTCATTGGATGGCTCCATCAAGGCCATCAAGGGGGTGCTTCCGCTGGCCGTGGCGGCCCGGAATGGCGGCTTCCAGGGGGTGATGGTGCCAGCGGCCAACGCAGCGGAAGCAGCGCTGGTGGAGGGCCTCCAGGTGCTGTCCGTGGCCCACCTGAAAGAGGCCGTGGGGCACCTCACCGGCAAGGCCCCGCTGACGCCACTGACGCGCACGGGGACCTCGTTGAGCGGTCCTCGCACGGAGGCCGCCGACATGGCCGATGTGCGGGGACAGCCGGAGCTGAAGCTGGCGTTGGAGCTCGCGGCGGCCGGGGGCCACAACATCCTGATGGCAGGACCTCCAGGATCGGGCAAGACGATGCTGGCGCGACGGCTGCCTGGCATCCTTCCCGAGATGTCCTTCGAGGAGGCGCTGGAGGTCACGAAGGTCTACTCCATCCAGGGGCTCCTGGGAGACGAGCAGGCGCTGATCCGCGAGCGCCCGTTTCGCGCGCCCCATCACACGCTGTCCGATGCGGGGCTCGTAGGCGGTGGCCCCATGGCCCGTCCAGGAGAGCTGTCCCTGGCCCACCATGGCGTGCTGTTCCTCGATGAGCTGCCGGAGTTCCGAAAGAATGTGCTGGAGGTGCTGCGTCAGCCTTTGGAGGAAGGTGCCATCCACCTGGCGAGAGCGACCCAGCACATCACCTATCCCTGCCGGGTCATGCTGGTGGCGGCGATGAATCCCTGCCCTTGCGGCTACTTCAACGTCCCCGGACACACGTGCACCTGCCTCGAGCACCGCATCTTCGGCTACCACTCGCGCATCAGCGGGCCCCTGCTGGACCGCATCGACATCACCGTGCAGACACGGCCGGTGGAGTACCACCACCTCGCCGAGAAGAGCCAGGAGCTGCCCAGCCACTACTACCGGCAGCGGGTGGAAGCCGCGCGGGAACGGCAGCGCGCCCGCTTCCACGACACGCCAGGAGTGCACTGCAATGCCCAGATGCCTTCGCATCTGCTGCGCCGCTACTGCGTGCTGTCACCGCCCGCGGAGAAGGCGTTGAAGGACGCGGTCACTCATTTTGGCCTGTCCGCTCGGGCGCATGACCGCATCCTCAAGCTTGCGCTGACGCGCGCGGACCTGGAAGGACACGGACGTATCGAGGATGTGGACATGCGGCTCGCCGTCGACTGCCGGATGCTCGACCGCCGGGGCTGGCTTCACACCAATACCCGGGGCGCGGTGAATCCCTCATCCCGCCCCACGCTGGTCAGGCACCAGGGTTCCGAGCTGGGTTGA